The following coding sequences lie in one Lolium perenne isolate Kyuss_39 chromosome 2, Kyuss_2.0, whole genome shotgun sequence genomic window:
- the LOC127333901 gene encoding BTB/POZ and MATH domain-containing protein 4 isoform X1, whose translation MDDDVGEASPPPGPAAAPAPSSRDMAASPTSSRSVTETVNGSHRFVIQGYSLAKGMGVGKHIASETFTVGGYQWAIYFYPDGKNPEDNSAYVSVFIALASEGTDVRALFELTLQDQSGKGKHKVHSHFDRSLESGPYTLKYRGSMWGYKRFFRRTALETSDFLKDDCLKINCTVGVVVSTIDYSRPHSIQVPDSDIGYHFGSLLDSNEGVDVILNVGGERFHAHKLVLAARSSVFRSKLFDDELDGEKNEVDQSEDLKEIVIDDIEPKVFKAMLHFIYRDSLVDDCELDASSSGGSIFDTLAAKLLAAADKYDLARLKLLCESYLCKGISVVSVASTLALADSHHAMELKTVCLKFAAENLSAVIRTEGFDYLKDNCPSLQSEILRTVAGCEEPCSSGGKSQSVWGQLSDGGDTSGRRVRPRI comes from the exons ATGGACGACGACGTCGGCgaagcctcgccgccgccgggacctgccgccgcccccgccccgtcgtcgcggGACATGGCGGCGTCCCCGACCAGCTCGCGCTCCGTCACGGAGACGGTGAACGGCTCCCACCGCTTCGTCATCCAGGGCTACTCCCTCGCCAAGGGCATGGGCGTCGGGAAGCACATCGCCAGCGAGACCTTCACCGTCGGCGGATACCAGTGGGCCATCTACTTCTACCCCGACGGGAAGAACCCCGAGGACAACTCCGCATACGTCTCCGTCTTCATCGCGCTAGCCTCCGAGGGCACCGACGTGCGCGCCCTATTCGAGCTCACGCTGCAGGACCAGAGCGGCAAGGGAAAGCACAAGGTCCACTCACACTTCGACCGATCGCTCGAGTCTGGGCCATACACACTCAAGTACAGAGGCTCCATGTG GGGTTACAAACGGTTCTTTCGGCGAACTGCTCTTGAGACATCTGACTTTCTTAAAGATGATTGCTTGAAGATAAATTGCACTGTGGGTGTTGTGGTGTCGACTATTGATTACTCCAGGCCACACTCCATTCAGGTTCCGGACTCTGACATTGGCTACCACTTTGGTTCGCTGTTGGACAGTAATGAAGGGGTTGATGTTATTCTTAATGTGGGGGGAGAGAGATTTCATGCCCATAAGCTGGTGTTGGCTGCACGATCATCTGTATTTAGATCTAAACTTTTTGATGATGAATTGGATGGAGAGAAGAATGAGGTTGACCAGAGCGAGGATCTCAAAGAGATTGTTATCGATGATATAGAGCCAAAGGTTTTCAAG GCGATGCTTCATTTCATCTACAGAGATTCTCTCGTTGATGATTGTGAGTTGGATGCATCAAGCTCTGGGGGTTCTATTTTTGATACTTTGGCGGCAAAATTGTTGGCTGCAGCAGACAAGTATGACTTAGCAAGGCTAAAATTGCTCTGTGAATCTTACTTGTGCAAAGGCATTTCTGTGGTCTCAGTTGCGAGTACTCTAGCATTGGCTGATAGTCACCATGCTATGGAGCTTAAAACTGTTTGCCTAAAATTTGCTGCGGAAAATCTTTCAG CTGTGATCCGGACCGAAGGGTTTGATTACCTCAAGGACAATTGCCCATCACTCCAGTCAGAGATACTGAGAACTGTTGCTGGGTGTGAGGAACCGTGCAGTAGTGGCGGGAAGAGCCAGAGCGTATGGGGGCAGCTCTCAGATGGTGGTGACACGAGTGGCCGTAGGGTTAGGCCAAGGATCTGA
- the LOC127333898 gene encoding zinc finger A20 and AN1 domain-containing stress-associated protein 10-like has product MAETQQAGGAPASDGHATVLCANDCGFFGSAATGNLCSKCFKEQQQIGVAAVSGAPPVDSVVSSFASLRIKETGGQRATAAAGVRGEVQAGKDVVPTTATKNRCQTCRKKVGLLGFACRCGGTYCGMHRHAGAHDCGFDYKAAGREQITRQNPLVVASKLDRI; this is encoded by the coding sequence ATGGCGGAGACCCAGCAGGCGGGCGGTGCTCCGGCTTCGGACGGCCACGCGACGGTCCTGTGCGCCAACGACTGCGGCTTCTTCGGCAGCGCGGCGACCGGCAACCTCTGCTCCAAGTGCTTCAAGGAGCAGCAGCAGATCGGCGTCGCTGCCGTCAGTGGCGCGCCACCGGTGGACAGCGTCGTGTCCAGCTTCGCGTCGCTGCGGATCAAGGAGACAGGCGGACAGCGTGCTACGGCTGCCGCCGGAGTCAGAGGCGAGGTGCAGGCCGGGAAGGACGTGGTTCCGACGACCGCTACCAAGAACCGGTGCCAGACGTGCCGGAAGAAGGTGGGGCTGCTCGGGTTCGCCTGCCGCTGCGGCGGCACCTACTGCGGCATGCACCGTCACGCCGGCGCGCACGACTGCGGGTTCGACTACAAGGCGGCCGGCCGCGAGCAGATCACGCGTCAGAACCCCCTCGTTGTAGCATCCAAGCTCGACAGGATTTAA
- the LOC127333901 gene encoding BTB/POZ and MATH domain-containing protein 4 isoform X2 encodes MDDDVGEASPPPGPAAAPAPSSRDMAASPTSSRSVTETVNGSHRFVIQGYSLAKGMGVGKHIASETFTVGGYQWAIYFYPDGKNPEDNSAYVSVFIALASEGTDVRALFELTLQDQSGKGKHKVHSHFDRSLESGPYTLKYRGSMWGYKRFFRRTALETSDFLKDDCLKINCTVGVVVSTIDYSRPHSIQVPDSDIGYHFGSLLDSNEGVDVILNVGGERFHAHKLVLAARSSVFRSKLFDDELDGEKNEVDQSEDLKEIVIDDIEPKVFKAMLHFIYRDSLVDDCELDASSSGGSIFDTLAAKLLAAADKYDLARLKLLCESYLCKGISVVSVASTLALADSHHAMELKTVCLKFAAENLSDTLMSLQL; translated from the exons ATGGACGACGACGTCGGCgaagcctcgccgccgccgggacctgccgccgcccccgccccgtcgtcgcggGACATGGCGGCGTCCCCGACCAGCTCGCGCTCCGTCACGGAGACGGTGAACGGCTCCCACCGCTTCGTCATCCAGGGCTACTCCCTCGCCAAGGGCATGGGCGTCGGGAAGCACATCGCCAGCGAGACCTTCACCGTCGGCGGATACCAGTGGGCCATCTACTTCTACCCCGACGGGAAGAACCCCGAGGACAACTCCGCATACGTCTCCGTCTTCATCGCGCTAGCCTCCGAGGGCACCGACGTGCGCGCCCTATTCGAGCTCACGCTGCAGGACCAGAGCGGCAAGGGAAAGCACAAGGTCCACTCACACTTCGACCGATCGCTCGAGTCTGGGCCATACACACTCAAGTACAGAGGCTCCATGTG GGGTTACAAACGGTTCTTTCGGCGAACTGCTCTTGAGACATCTGACTTTCTTAAAGATGATTGCTTGAAGATAAATTGCACTGTGGGTGTTGTGGTGTCGACTATTGATTACTCCAGGCCACACTCCATTCAGGTTCCGGACTCTGACATTGGCTACCACTTTGGTTCGCTGTTGGACAGTAATGAAGGGGTTGATGTTATTCTTAATGTGGGGGGAGAGAGATTTCATGCCCATAAGCTGGTGTTGGCTGCACGATCATCTGTATTTAGATCTAAACTTTTTGATGATGAATTGGATGGAGAGAAGAATGAGGTTGACCAGAGCGAGGATCTCAAAGAGATTGTTATCGATGATATAGAGCCAAAGGTTTTCAAG GCGATGCTTCATTTCATCTACAGAGATTCTCTCGTTGATGATTGTGAGTTGGATGCATCAAGCTCTGGGGGTTCTATTTTTGATACTTTGGCGGCAAAATTGTTGGCTGCAGCAGACAAGTATGACTTAGCAAGGCTAAAATTGCTCTGTGAATCTTACTTGTGCAAAGGCATTTCTGTGGTCTCAGTTGCGAGTACTCTAGCATTGGCTGATAGTCACCATGCTATGGAGCTTAAAACTGTTTGCCTAAAATTTGCTGCGGAAAATCTTTCAG ATACCCTTATGTCTCTGCAGCTGTGA